ACCGGCGGGGCGGACAGCGAGACCCGGATGGTGTCGCCGATGCCCTGGGACAGCAGCGCCCCGAAGGCGACGGAGGACTTGATGGTGCCCTGGAAGGCCGGGCCGGCCTCGGTGACGCCGAGGTGCAGCGGCCAGTCACCCCGCTCGGAGAGCATCTCGTAGGCGCGCACCATGACGACCGGGTCGTTGTGCTTCACCGAGATCTTGAAGTCGTGGAAGTCGTGCTCCTCGAAGAGGCTGGCCTCCCACACCGCGGACTCGACCAGCGCCTCGGCCGTCGGCTTGCCGTACTTGTCCAGCAGCCGCTTGTCCAGGGATCCGGCGTTGACGCCGATGCGGATGGACACTCCCGCGTCCTTGGCGGCCTTCGCGATCTGCTTGACCTGGTCGTCGAACTTGCGGATGTTGCCCGGGTTGACCCGGACCGCCGCGCACCCGGCGTCGATCGCCGCGTAGACGTACTTCGGCTGGAAGTGGATGTCGGCGATGACCGGGATCTGCGACTTCTTCGCGATGGCCGGCAGCGCGTCCGCGTCGTCCTGGCTGGGGCAGGCGACCCGCACGATGTCGCACCCGGTGGCGGTGAGCTCGGCGATCTGCTGCAGGGTCGCGTTGATGTCGGTCGTCGGCGTGGTCGTCATCGACTGGACCGAGATCGGGGCGTCCCCGCCCACCTCCACCTTGCCGACCTTGATCTTGCGGGTCGGGCGCCGGGGCGCGAGGACGGGAGGCGGGGCGGAGGGCATACCGAGGGAGATGGGGACACCAGCAGTCATGCGCTCATTGTCGCACCCCGGGCTGGTGTCTCCCTGGGCACCCGCTGGGCGCGGGTCAGCCGAGCTGCACCGGGCGGACGATGTCGGCGTAGATGAGCAGGGCGGTCATCCCCAGGAGCCCGACGGCGACGGCGTACGCGACCGGCAGCGCGGCAGCCGTGTCGACCGGGCCGGGGTCGGGCCGGCGGAACACCCGGGCCCAGGTCTTCTTCACACCCTCCCAGAGCGCCCCCGCGATGTGCCCGCCGTCCAGCGGCAGCAGCGGGATGAGGTTGAAGACGAACAGCGCCATGTTGAGCGAGGCCAGGAGCGACACCAGCAGCCAGAACCGCTCCTGCGCGGTCTCCACGAGCCCGCCCAGACCGTCCTGGGTGACCTCGCCGGCCACCCGCCCGACGCCGACGACCGACATCGGCCCGTTGGGGTCGCGCTCCTCGGCGC
This genomic window from Serinicoccus chungangensis contains:
- the ispG gene encoding flavodoxin-dependent (E)-4-hydroxy-3-methylbut-2-enyl-diphosphate synthase, whose translation is MTAGVPISLGMPSAPPPVLAPRRPTRKIKVGKVEVGGDAPISVQSMTTTPTTDINATLQQIAELTATGCDIVRVACPSQDDADALPAIAKKSQIPVIADIHFQPKYVYAAIDAGCAAVRVNPGNIRKFDDQVKQIAKAAKDAGVSIRIGVNAGSLDKRLLDKYGKPTAEALVESAVWEASLFEEHDFHDFKISVKHNDPVVMVRAYEMLSERGDWPLHLGVTEAGPAFQGTIKSSVAFGALLSQGIGDTIRVSLSAPPVEEVKVGNQILQSLNLKPRKLEIVSCPSCGRAQVDVYTLAEEVTAGLEGLEVPLRVAVMGCVVNGPGEAREADLGVASGNGKGQIFVKGEVVKTVPESQIVETLLEEAMRIAEEMGEPEDGGAGTSTGAPTVTVG